In Bacillus pumilus, the sequence TACTTCTAGGTATTCAGCTGTTTCTGCGATTGTTAAATACATGTATGTGCACCACCAGTTCGTTTCATCTTACAAATTATATCACGAGCTGCTGGAAAAACGGATACAGCCTGTTCATGTTTTTTTCATCTTTTCTTCACTGATTCGTCAACTCCCTTTTGTACAGTATTCATACACACAATTTATAGGAGGTGACCATTCTTCACATGACAAGGAAAAACATTCGAACCTATGCCGCGTTTTCAATTGTAGGAGCAGGCAATACGCTCATTGACTTCATCTTTTTCTTCTTTCTAACGGCCTGCTTTGTACCCCCCTTCCTCGCGCAGTGCCTTTCCTATAGTGCAGGGATGATGAACAGCTATTTTTGGAATCGAAAATGGACATTTCAAGTGAAAAAGAAAGCTGACAAGTGGGAATGGATCAAATGGATGACTGTCAATGGGGCAGCGTGTTTTCTTACCTACTTCGTCTTATATGTCATGCAGCTAGCAGATTTCTCATTATTCATCAGTAAATTGGTCGGCACCCTTCTTGGTCTTATGATCACTTTTACTGGAAGCCGCGTTTGGGTCTTTCAAACAGAAAATCAACAATCAGAAATGGAGCGATGATTCAATGAACATTAAAAAAGCCATTATACCAGCAGCCGGGTTAGGCACACGTTTTTTACCAGCGACTAAAGCACAGCCGAAGGAAATGCTGCCCATCGTCGATAAACCTGCCATTCAATATATTGTCGAAGAGGCAGTTCAATCAGGCATTGAAGATATCCTCATTATTACAGGAAGGAATAAAAAATCGATTGAAGATCACTTTGACCGGTCCATTGAGCTAGAGCAAAATTTACTCGAAAAAGGGAAAAAGGAACAGCTGGCTGAAATCAAGCATATTGCGGATATGGCCAATATTCATTATATTCGTCAGAAGGAACCTCTAGGTCTCGGACATGCAGTGTTATGTGCACGTCATTTTACCGGAAATGATCCTTTTGCTGTTCTTTTAGGTGATGATGTGATGGTATCAGACAAGCCCGCCCTCTCTCAGCTCATGGAAGTCTATGAAGACAAACAAACAGAGGTAATGGGTGTTCAGCAAGTAGATCGTCTAGATGTCAGTAAGTATGGTATGATAAGACCAGCTAGATTAGAAGGGCATGTGTTTGAAGTCACAGACTTGGTGGAAAAGCCAGCCATTCATGAGGCACCTTCCGATTTAGCCGTGATGGGCAGGTATCTTTTAACCCCATCAATTTTTTCTGTGTTAGAAAGAATCGACAGAGGCGCTGGTAATGAAATACAGCTGACAGACGCTCTGAAAGAGATTGCACATCAATCACCCATTTATGCTAGACGATTAGATGGTTTGAGATTTGATGTTGGAGATAAGCTTGGCTGTTTTAAGGCAGCGACTGAAATTGGATTAATGCGTCATGATATGAGACCAGCCATGCTAGCATATATAGAAAGCATACTCATGAGAGAAGCAAAACAAGCATAGGCTCTTATAAGAATGCTTGAAGAAAATCGTATTTAAAGGCAGTGTGAAATGAATGGGAACCTTTTTTAATGAAATTTTAACATGGCTGACAAGCCTTGGTTACGTAGGTGTTGCACTTGGACTCATGATTGAAATTATTCCGAGTGAAATTGTCCTTGCTTATGGCGGATATATGGTATCAACAGGAACCATTGGTTTTGTTGGGGCTGTTATTGCTGGGGTCATTGGAGGCACGCTTGCTCAGTGCTTTATTTACTGGATTGGTCTTTACGGCGGAAGACCTTTTTTAACAAAGTACGGAAAATATTTATTCATCCATGAGCATCATATTGCCACTGCAGAGCGATGGTTTGACCGATATGGAACAGGTGTGGTGTTTACAGCGCGCTTTATCCCTGTTGTGCGCCATGCCATCTCGATTCCAGCCGGCATTGCCAAGATGCCATTTTTCAAATTTGTTCTTTTGACGGGATTAGCCGCTATCCCTTGGTCCATCTTATTTATCTATCTCGGGATGCAGCTCGGGACAAAGTGGGATCACATTCAAAGCGTTGCTCACACTTATACAACACCTATTATGGCCATCGCCATCGTCCTTATCGTTCTGTATTTCATGCTAAAAAAAATGCGTACAAATCGAAAACGGACAATCTAACGAAAACGCCTTCCACTGATTCTGTGAAAGGCGTTTTTGCTATGAGGGTGTCGATTGCTTTTTCATATATTGGGATAATTCCATAATCATTGCACCCATTCTCTCAAGTGACGGGGCAAGAATGCGGTCTATTCCCTCTTCTTTTAAAGCTTCAGCTGTTACTTTTCCGACAGCCACTGCCAGTACTTGCTGCTCAAATAGATTTTGCAGTTCTTCTTTTCTGCCCCATTCTTCTGCTAGTTTAAAAAAGGCATGAACCTGGACAGCGGTCGTAAAACAGACGGCATGGACTTTCCCATCTTTCATTTCTTGAAGCAAGGTTTCAGCAGCCTCTGGTTCAGGAGGCGTGTGCTGATAGGGTAATAGCGGCAAAACATCTGCCCCCTTATCATGTAAAAACTGCATGAGAGCTGGCGCATTTTCGCCGTGAAGCTGAACCATGACCCGTTTGCCTTGAAACTCTTTGTCTTCAAGCTTTGAGATGAGGTCACGAACGGTTCCATCTTCATCCGAAACATCTGGCTGAATTCCGAGTTTTTTGAGAGCAGCAAAGGTTTTGTACCCTCTTGAAGCGATGTGGGCTTTTGATAAAATGTTCATAAATGCTTCTCCGAGAGTTAGTTCTTCTGCACTCTCAATTAATGTATTTGTGCCGATGCCTGTTGTTAAAATCACCCAGTCAGCCCCTTGTTTCACAAAGGTTTCGATGCCTGGTTTTAACTCCTCTTTGGCTAAAAACACTGTTCCTTGAAGAGAGCGAATAACGGCTTGTCCTCCTTGCTTTTCAACAAGTGTACGCATTTCTTCTGTTTTTCTCGTTCCACAAATGGCAATCGTTTTTCCAGCTAAGCCTTTACTCATTCTATCCCTCTTTTTCTATTACATATGATATGTATTAAATATAGATTTATTTGGAAGAGGTTGCAAGTGTCTACTAAAAAAGAGCTTGACGTTTCTGTGGAATTCGAGTATCTTTTGTAAGTGCAAATTGTAGGAGGTCATTATGGAAAAACAGAATGTTCAAGCAATTCGATTATCAATTGCAGACCCAACACCACTTGGTTTGTTTGGTTTAGCAATGGTGACGCTCGTTGCGTCCTCACAAAAACTAGGAATCACAGATGGCACTTCCCTTATTTTACCTTGGGCTATCTTCCTTGGAGGAATCGCGCAGCTTATTGCGTCCATACAAGATTCAAAGCATCAGAATACTTTTGGTGCCACTGCCTTTGGCGCATTCGGTCTTTTTTGGATGGGCGTTGGAACGACTTGGCTCATTCAAGCCGGCGTTTTTGGGAAAACGCTTGCGGGAGCTGCGGATCCAAAACAACTAGGTTTTGCTTTTATTGGTTATTTGATTTTCAGCTTGTTTATGACGATTGGTGCAATGGAAACACATAAAGTGTTATTTTTGATTTTCGTCTTTATTGATTTCTTATTTATCGGTCTTTCCCTTAGCTCGTTTGGTGTGATGTACGATGTGACCCATACTATTGCAGGCGTTTCAGAACTGATCATTTCCCTGCTTTCGTTTTATGGTTCAGCAGCTGTTGTCCTCAATACACATTTTGGCCGTACTGTGCTGCCAGTTGGACAACCATTTCGCATTTTTATAAAAGCATAAATCAAAAAGAACTGCTCTGTGCAGTTCTTTTTGATGCTTATTTTTGTTCCTCTTGAAATATCTCTCCGATGATTTCATAAGAGCGCATTCTTTCTTGATGATCAAACATATCAGAATTAATCATGACTTCGTCTGCTTGAGTGGCTTCAATAAAGGCTTCCAATTCTTTTTTCACCTTTTGTTTATCCCCGATCATTGTCGAACTTAATTGTTCATCAACCATCGCTTTTTCATAAGGACTCCAAAGGCCATCCATACTGTCAACAGGGGCCTTGAGTTTTCCTGGAGTATTGCGAATGAGACTCAAAAACCGCTGATAATGGGAGGTTGCCAAATATTCAGCTCGCTCTGTTTGATCAGCAGCAAAAACCGTCACACCCACCATGGCATAAGGCTCTTTTAACACATCAGAAGGTTTAAATGATTGTCTGTACAATTCTAATGCAGGAATTGTATTTTTAGGTGAAAAATGTGCAGCAAAGGCAAACGGCAGCCCAAGTTCTCCTGCAAGCCTTGCGCTAAAACCGCTTGAACCAAGGAGCCAAATGGGAATTTCCAGTCCCTCACCTGGAACGGCCCTTACATGTTTTTTGACCTGACCGGTCGGTTTGAAATATTGCCGAAGCTCTTCAAGCTGCTCCGGGAAATCTTCTCCATTATGAAGATTACGTCTGAGAGCTCTTGCCGTTAACTGATCCGTTCCCGGTGCTCTGCCAAGACCTAAATCAATTCTCCCAGGATACAATGTCTCAAGTGTTCCAAACTGCTCTGCAATGATAAGTGATGAGTGGTTTGGAAGCATAATACCGCCAGAACCCACCCGAATTTTTTCGGTTCCTCCCGCAATATATCCAATCAAAACAGACGTTGCAGAACTCGCAACCCCTTCCATATTGTGATGTTCTGCAAGCCAGTATCTATGATAGCCCCACTTCTCCACCTTTTTTGCTAGATCCATACTATGCTCAAAAGACTCTTTAATGGTGCCGCCTTCTGTTACAGAGGATAAATTTAAAACAGAATATGCAGTGCGCTGTAAAACTGATTGACTCATAAATGATGTCCCCATTTCTGTCAAAAATCATACTAGTTTCATACTTTCAACACCATAACATAAAATCGTTTAACTTTTAAATCATTTGATTCGATGATTTTCGAAATGATGAATTTCTAGGTTTTACTTCCGATTTGAAAATTCGCACATAGAACGAAATATCAACTTTAGGAGGTGGGCAATTTGTATAATCAATTCGATCACAAATGTCCCTTATGCGGTAATATCATGAGAGCAGCCTCATTACAAAAGATCACAGCATGACCTTCCTCAAAGAAAAGACTGTCCATTCGTCAGACAAAAACATCCAAAACAAATCGCCTCAGAAGTAAATCAGCCTTTGTCACATTGCAAAAGGAGAAAAACGTGAAAGCCAAATCAAACAATTGGAAGAAGAGGTTCAGCAGGCCCCGCTGGACCGGCCGGCGGTTTAAGCAATTTAACAGCTGGAAATACGATTTCACTTCAGCTTTTAGGAGCCGTTGTAACAGCTGTTTTGGTAGGCCATGGTGGTGCTGCTGGTGCTACTTTGACATCATACAGCTCAGCTAAACTAAAAAAGAAACGCTTTTTCAGCCTTTCTAAGATTGTTGACAAAGGGCTAAAATGATCTTTATTTTAGCCCTTTGTCTTCTTTTCAGCACTTCGTTTGCGATGGAACAAAACTTCCCAATGTTTAGTGTCGTTATGATTGAACAAGTGCAACGATTTGTTTTTTCTTCCATACCAATCGATAGTAGCCATATTGAAGTAATAAGTTCACAAAGAAAGCTGCAGGATAGCCTATCCAGATTCCCTTGATACCAAGAGATGTATAGTGTGATAGCACATAAGCAACTGGTACTTCAACAAGCCAAATGGAACAAATACTAAAGATCGTCGGCCATAGAACCGTACCACTAGCTCTCATCGTGGCTGCAACGATTTGAGCCGTCCCAAATATGAGATAGCTCCATAGTGTAATGACAACCAAACTATACGCAATATCAATCGTCCCAGGATCTGTTAAAAAGATGGATAAAATCTGCGGTGCAAATATATAGACGAAAATAATGATCAATCCGCCTATGGCGAAGTTTAGTCCCAGCCCAATTTTAATGACATCTTTGAGACGATTCATATTCCCTGCACCAATGAATTGTGCTGCAAAGATAGAGACCGCAATACCAAGACTCACTGCCGGCATCTGTACGTAACTCACGACCTGATTGACAACACCATAGGCAGCTGTCGCCTGTGATCCATAATCGTTTACAAAAGAAATGACAGCAATTTCTGATAAAGAAATGAGAATCATATTCATACTTGAAGGAATACTTAGCTTTAATAACGTTTTTAATAGTTCCCCTTTCATCAATAAATGCTTTCTAACCGACGCATCGATGCGCAGCGGGTGTTTTGTTTTATATAGATAGATATGCAGAATAATGAACGTCACAATTGTTGAAATCACAGAGGAATACGCAGCTCCGTATAAACCAAAAGCCGGCAGTCCGAGCCAGCCGAATAATAAAATTGGCAGCAGCAACATATTCGTTGCGGTGCTAATCATTAAGAAATAAAAAGGCGTTTTCGAATCCCCTGTCCCTCGTAAAAAGGTCGTATAAACAAAATATAGAAATAAGATCGGCATTGAGAAGAATAGAATTCTGGCATATGCTGCACTTTCCTCCACAATATTTGTGGGTGTTCCCATTAGATTTAGGATATCTGTTGCGAATAAACCTCCAATGATAGCTAAAGAAAGTCCGATCAAAAAGGTGAACGAAAGCGTTGTGCCAATAATTTCTTTTAATCTCTGTTCATTTTTTGCTCCATATGCTTGTCCAATTAGGATGGAGCTTCCTGATCCAATTCCAATGGAAAATGAAACGAGTAAAAAGAAAAGCGGAAAGAATGCAGAAATAGCAGCTACTGCATCCTCTCCAATCCATCTGCCGACAAGTACTATGGACACAAGCTGTCCGATTGATTGCAAAATATTGCTTAGCAAAAGTGGAATGAGAAAAATGGACATGGTTTTTACTAAAGATTGATTGTTATCTAACGACATGATGGTTCTCCTTCTCTGTCTAAAGATCCTCAGCTAAGATGCTGACAATACGGTCTTCTATATCCTTTCCTTTTTCGTCATCTACAAGATGGTTTAATAGGATAGAAAAAGCGAGCGTCTTTCCGCTCTGCGTTTCAATATATCCAGAAAGTGTGCTGACCGTTGTTAATGATCCCGTTTTCGCACGTACTTTTTCTAGTGTAGCTGGTTCTTTCAATCTGTTTCTTAACGTTCCTCCCACCATTCGTTCACTTGCCCCTGCTAACGGAAGCGCATGTTCATAGGTCTTAAACCATTTTTTCTTTTGAATGTTTGTTAAAAATAAAGTGAATTGATTTGCAGAGACAAGGTTAATAGGTGATATGCCCGATCCATCTCGCAGCACTGCAAGTGAAGGATCGAAGCCAAAAGCAGGAAGCCGATCATACATCACGTCCAGCCCATCTTCAAAGCTCCCTTTGTTCTTCACTTGTTTGCCAAGTTCCTTAAGCAAAATTTCTGCATGGGTATTGTTGCTTAATTTCATCATTGGGATAAGCAGCTCTGATAAAGGCATAGATGAATGAGAAGCGATTTTCTTGGCTCTTTTAGGAACGTGTTTTGTTTTGAGCGGTCCTTTTACCTGAATCCCTTCAGCTTTTAGCGCTCGTTTCATTAAATCTAAAGCATAGGTTGTCGGCTCCCATAATGCTACCCATTGTCTAGATGAACTTGCTTTAAGCGGAATGGTTCCAGTCAAAGTAATCTTGTTTGTGCCGTGAGAGCGCTTAAAAGAGATCTTCTTTTTTCCGCCTTCTGGCACAGTTTTCACTCGATTGATGACTTGAGCAACATCAGTCTTCGGGATCATCTCATAGGTGGCTTTCTGCCCTGCTTTCTTTCCTGGCTTTACTTCGAGAATAATGGTTCCTGCATCATAATCTTGATTCGGTGAAGCGGTGAGAGCAGATATTTGTGCGCCGTAATATTGATCCTCATCACTCCACGGCAAATCAATGGAATATCTCGTGTCATCAAACCAAGTGTCATCTGCCGCAAGCTGCCCGTGAACTGTATGTATTCCAGCCTTTTTGACTTGTTTGGCAAGTGTTGCAAAATCCTCCTCTAATAAAGTCGGATCTCCAGTGCCGCGAAGATAAAGGTTGCCATGTAACGTTTTCTTTTGAATAGAACCATCCATCCAGATGTCTGTAGAAAAAGTGTGTGTTTCTCCAAGTATATCAAGGGCGATGGCTGATGTGAGCAGTTTCATATTAGAAGCCGGAGTAAGACGGATATCAGCTTGATGTTCATAAAGAAGAGAAGTGTCAGAAGTATCGCGGACGCTGATGCCGGAGATAGCGCCCTCTAAGTCAGGTGCTGTTCGTATGAATTCGTCTAAAGCTGTGATCCATTTTGATTGATCATCACGAGCTGTGAGTGGTTCATCTTTTACTGAAAAAGGGAGAAATAAAATCGACAGGATACATATTTGTAAAAACATGAACTGTGAAAAACGCTTCACGCAATTCCTCCTTTTTAGGGCAGCAGCCAATTTTAGAAGATTATGTTCATTATACACAAAAGAACGTTTGTTCTCAAAGGTTTTTTAAACAGAAAAGTCAGCTTTCTTTGACGAAAACTGACAAGCCCTTTACCTCTTTTCTGGATTCCAGCCGTCGGTGCCGCTAACGACAGCCTGAACCGTGATTTGACTTGCTTCGTTTTTTGTTAATATCGTTGACCATTTCACCCGATTTGTCACATTACCCCCTGCTCCCGTTGATCCATATTCTTTGTAACGGGCAGTTCTTTCATTGTCACGGTTATTCCAATTATGCCAGCCCTCTGTTTTGATATGATCTTCCATTTTTGTATGGAGAAACGTCACAGCGGAATGAGGTCTCCACGGACGGCCTAAATAAACAGATTGAGCAGCTGCCGTTCCTTTTTTTAGCGTGGAATCAATGAAAACGTATCCGTACCTTTGCGCTTCTGTTGTGGATGCCGCAGTAATATACCCATTTCCAAGACTTTTTATTTCAGCTTTTTTAAACACAGCCGTGGCTGAACCAAAAATGAAATCGACCGTTCCCTCAATATAGCAG encodes:
- a CDS encoding GtrA family protein produces the protein MTRKNIRTYAAFSIVGAGNTLIDFIFFFFLTACFVPPFLAQCLSYSAGMMNSYFWNRKWTFQVKKKADKWEWIKWMTVNGAACFLTYFVLYVMQLADFSLFISKLVGTLLGLMITFTGSRVWVFQTENQQSEMER
- the galU gene encoding UTP--glucose-1-phosphate uridylyltransferase GalU codes for the protein MNIKKAIIPAAGLGTRFLPATKAQPKEMLPIVDKPAIQYIVEEAVQSGIEDILIITGRNKKSIEDHFDRSIELEQNLLEKGKKEQLAEIKHIADMANIHYIRQKEPLGLGHAVLCARHFTGNDPFAVLLGDDVMVSDKPALSQLMEVYEDKQTEVMGVQQVDRLDVSKYGMIRPARLEGHVFEVTDLVEKPAIHEAPSDLAVMGRYLLTPSIFSVLERIDRGAGNEIQLTDALKEIAHQSPIYARRLDGLRFDVGDKLGCFKAATEIGLMRHDMRPAMLAYIESILMREAKQA
- a CDS encoding DedA family protein codes for the protein MGTFFNEILTWLTSLGYVGVALGLMIEIIPSEIVLAYGGYMVSTGTIGFVGAVIAGVIGGTLAQCFIYWIGLYGGRPFLTKYGKYLFIHEHHIATAERWFDRYGTGVVFTARFIPVVRHAISIPAGIAKMPFFKFVLLTGLAAIPWSILFIYLGMQLGTKWDHIQSVAHTYTTPIMAIAIVLIVLYFMLKKMRTNRKRTI
- a CDS encoding uroporphyrinogen-III synthase, with product MSKGLAGKTIAICGTRKTEEMRTLVEKQGGQAVIRSLQGTVFLAKEELKPGIETFVKQGADWVILTTGIGTNTLIESAEELTLGEAFMNILSKAHIASRGYKTFAALKKLGIQPDVSDEDGTVRDLISKLEDKEFQGKRVMVQLHGENAPALMQFLHDKGADVLPLLPYQHTPPEPEAAETLLQEMKDGKVHAVCFTTAVQVHAFFKLAEEWGRKEELQNLFEQQVLAVAVGKVTAEALKEEGIDRILAPSLERMGAMIMELSQYMKKQSTPS
- a CDS encoding acetate uptake transporter; the encoded protein is MEKQNVQAIRLSIADPTPLGLFGLAMVTLVASSQKLGITDGTSLILPWAIFLGGIAQLIASIQDSKHQNTFGATAFGAFGLFWMGVGTTWLIQAGVFGKTLAGAADPKQLGFAFIGYLIFSLFMTIGAMETHKVLFLIFVFIDFLFIGLSLSSFGVMYDVTHTIAGVSELIISLLSFYGSAAVVLNTHFGRTVLPVGQPFRIFIKA
- a CDS encoding LLM class flavin-dependent oxidoreductase; amino-acid sequence: MSQSVLQRTAYSVLNLSSVTEGGTIKESFEHSMDLAKKVEKWGYHRYWLAEHHNMEGVASSATSVLIGYIAGGTEKIRVGSGGIMLPNHSSLIIAEQFGTLETLYPGRIDLGLGRAPGTDQLTARALRRNLHNGEDFPEQLEELRQYFKPTGQVKKHVRAVPGEGLEIPIWLLGSSGFSARLAGELGLPFAFAAHFSPKNTIPALELYRQSFKPSDVLKEPYAMVGVTVFAADQTERAEYLATSHYQRFLSLIRNTPGKLKAPVDSMDGLWSPYEKAMVDEQLSSTMIGDKQKVKKELEAFIEATQADEVMINSDMFDHQERMRSYEIIGEIFQEEQK
- a CDS encoding MATE family efflux transporter codes for the protein MSLDNNQSLVKTMSIFLIPLLLSNILQSIGQLVSIVLVGRWIGEDAVAAISAFFPLFFLLVSFSIGIGSGSSILIGQAYGAKNEQRLKEIIGTTLSFTFLIGLSLAIIGGLFATDILNLMGTPTNIVEESAAYARILFFSMPILFLYFVYTTFLRGTGDSKTPFYFLMISTATNMLLLPILLFGWLGLPAFGLYGAAYSSVISTIVTFIILHIYLYKTKHPLRIDASVRKHLLMKGELLKTLLKLSIPSSMNMILISLSEIAVISFVNDYGSQATAAYGVVNQVVSYVQMPAVSLGIAVSIFAAQFIGAGNMNRLKDVIKIGLGLNFAIGGLIIIFVYIFAPQILSIFLTDPGTIDIAYSLVVITLWSYLIFGTAQIVAATMRASGTVLWPTIFSICSIWLVEVPVAYVLSHYTSLGIKGIWIGYPAAFFVNLLLQYGYYRLVWKKKQIVALVQS
- the dacB gene encoding D-alanyl-D-alanine carboxypeptidase/D-alanyl-D-alanine endopeptidase — translated: MKRFSQFMFLQICILSILFLPFSVKDEPLTARDDQSKWITALDEFIRTAPDLEGAISGISVRDTSDTSLLYEHQADIRLTPASNMKLLTSAIALDILGETHTFSTDIWMDGSIQKKTLHGNLYLRGTGDPTLLEEDFATLAKQVKKAGIHTVHGQLAADDTWFDDTRYSIDLPWSDEDQYYGAQISALTASPNQDYDAGTIILEVKPGKKAGQKATYEMIPKTDVAQVINRVKTVPEGGKKKISFKRSHGTNKITLTGTIPLKASSSRQWVALWEPTTYALDLMKRALKAEGIQVKGPLKTKHVPKRAKKIASHSSMPLSELLIPMMKLSNNTHAEILLKELGKQVKNKGSFEDGLDVMYDRLPAFGFDPSLAVLRDGSGISPINLVSANQFTLFLTNIQKKKWFKTYEHALPLAGASERMVGGTLRNRLKEPATLEKVRAKTGSLTTVSTLSGYIETQSGKTLAFSILLNHLVDDEKGKDIEDRIVSILAEDL